A window of the Brassica napus cultivar Da-Ae chromosome C5, Da-Ae, whole genome shotgun sequence genome harbors these coding sequences:
- the LOC125587469 gene encoding uncharacterized protein LOC125587469: MNLRSKGSTNLAPRVDNIKALERELGRQRREREKQAHLHRLGLEMERNPNQPEGVYEVDDHRQNVQGVPPGAAQEEHGQGAANLRPQNQQRLGRSIGTYDQPNINGNRLGIRAPPVANNNFEIKSSLINMIENNKYHGLALEDPLDHLDRFDKYCGLSKTNGVSEDAFKLRLFPFSLGDKAHTWEKNISSDTITTWDECKKAFLNKFFSATRTANLRNQISGFQQRGLEGFLDAWERFRSYLSQCPHHGFNNESLLSTFYRGVLPKFKSQLDTASNGNFLGRTVEDALELLENMTQSDSVYNDEYDRRDRGGGGEDMTTKRELKALQDKIDMLLSEKTKKEELHMVAEVDRVECQEDMYYVNAQGTWYKKEPDYQYQNNYQQKPFYNNQQKPFNNYQPRPFYNNQPKPFYNNNQGGYQPKQNFPPGFSPKPSQPAQDQAGSSTQPPQESSTEAMLKQLLEGQARSEKQLGYELKNLHNKIDGNYHDLNNKFKALENQFVSMTASSSHQQGSLPGKPEQNPKETIKAITLRSGRELPPKVLIKDNEKQGGEVVINVDDDVVIVDEKTNEEILEKIVEAKGKRKIGEEKVENKNEAATSTKEKLFLPMSQSFPFLEDSRSNS; the protein is encoded by the coding sequence ATGAACTTGAGAAGCAAAGGATCAACAAATCTTGCACCAAGAGTGGACAACATCAAAGCCTTAGAAAGAGAGTTGggaagacagagaagagaaagagaaaagcaaGCCCACTTACATAGATTGGGGCTTGAGATGGAGAGAAACCCGAATCAACCGGAAGGTGTCTATGAAGTTGATGATCATAGACAAAATGTCCAAGGAGTTCCTCCTGGAGCTGCTCAAGAGGAACATGGCCAAGGAGCTGCAAACCTTAGGCCTCAAAATCAACAACGCCTGGGAAGATCCATTGGCACTTATGATCAACCTAACATAAATGGGAATAGGTTGGGCATTAGGGCACCGCCAGTTGCCAACAACAATTTCGAGATCAAGTCAAGCCTCATCAACATGATTGAAAACAACAAGTACCATGGACTTGCCTTGGAAGACCCACTAGATCACCTTGACAGATTTGATAAGTACTGTGGcttgtcaaaaacaaatggagtttcagaggatgctttcaagctcagattgtttcccttctctttgggagacaaggctcacacttgggagaaaaacatctcaagtgatactatcaccacttgggatgaatgCAAGAAGGCCTTCCTCAACAAGTTCTTCTCAGCTACAAGGACTGCCAACCTTAGAAATCAGATCTCTGGTTTTCAACAAAGAGGACTTGAAGGATTTTTAGACGCATGGGAGAGATTCAGAAGCTACCTGTCTCAATGTCCTCACCATGGCTTCAACAATGAGAgcttgctaagcactttctacaGAGGAGTCTTGCCTAAATTCAAAAGCCAGCTTGACACTGCAAGCAATGGAAACTTCTTGGGGAGGACTGTGGAAGATGCTTTAGAACTCTTGGAGAACATGACACAGAGTGACTCTGTCTACAATGATGAATATGATAGAAGAGAcagaggtggtggaggagaagatATGACCACAAAGAGAGAGCTGAAAGCACTTCAAGACAAGATTGACATGCTACTATCAGAAAAGACCAAGAAAGAGGAGTTACATATGGTTGCTGAAGTTGATAGAGTAGAATGCCAAGAAGATATGTACTATGTCAATGCTCAGGGTACATGGTACAAGAAGGAGCCTGACTATCAATACcagaacaactaccaacagaaacccttctacaacaaccaacagaagccattcaacaactaccagccaagaccattctacaacaatcagcctaagccattctacaacaacaaccaagGTGGTTACCAACCCAAACAGAACTTCCCTCCTGGATTCTCACCAAAACCAAGTCAACCTGCACAAGACCAAGCTGGATCATCAACACAACCTCCACAAGAGAGTAGTACTGAAGCTATGCTGAAACAATTATTGGAGGGACAAGCAAGAAGTGAGAAACAATTAGGGTATGAGCTGAAAAATCTCCacaacaagattgatgggaattaccatgatctaaacaacaagttcaaagccttggagaaccagtttgtctCTATGACAGCCAGCTCAAGTCACCAACAAGGTTCCCTACCTGGAAAGCCTGAACAAAACCCAAAGGAGACAATAAAGGCAATCACCCTAAGGAGTGGAAGAGAGTTGCCTCCTAAAGTTCTCATTAAGGATAATGAGAAACAAGGTGGGGAGGTGGTCATCaatgtagatgatgatgtggtgaTTGTGGATGAGAAGACTAATgaggaaatcttggagaagatagttgaagctaagggcaagagaaagattggagaggagaaagttgagaacaaaaatgaggctgctacatcaacaaaggagaaattgttcctccctatgagccaaagcttccctttcctggaagattcaagaagcaactcctag